A single region of the Deltaproteobacteria bacterium genome encodes:
- a CDS encoding HlyC/CorC family transporter: MSDLILILCCVIGSAFFSGAETAIISASRIKIRHLASLGNRSAIAVEKSLARPERVLTAALVGNNVFVVLGSILAATYALSLLDQRENLAMVAATVVMTPVMLIFGENLPKTLFYRHANWLVLRVVPVVELFSVILYPLIQICSLPARGISLLLGDEDKRKSPFVTREELKLLIMEGQSDLNVEEQEMIGHLFRFSETLVGSIMVPLERVVMVDVKGTVRDAASRIRESGFSRLPVFEDRTDNIVGYVAVQDILGLDAETPLLRVRRPVVFLPETEKISQALLHLKQMGQHMAMAVTRNGRVSGLVTLEDIVEEIVGEIEDEYDVSPPVA; this comes from the coding sequence ATGAGCGATCTGATTCTCATCCTGTGTTGTGTCATCGGCTCGGCTTTTTTCTCCGGTGCCGAAACCGCGATCATTTCGGCCAGCAGAATCAAGATTCGCCATCTGGCAAGTCTGGGCAATAGGAGTGCGATAGCCGTCGAGAAGTCTCTGGCTCGGCCCGAGCGGGTCCTGACGGCTGCACTGGTGGGAAACAACGTATTCGTGGTTCTCGGCTCTATTCTGGCAGCCACCTACGCCTTGTCCCTTCTGGATCAGCGGGAGAATCTCGCCATGGTCGCGGCCACCGTCGTCATGACCCCGGTCATGCTTATCTTCGGTGAGAACCTGCCGAAGACCCTTTTCTATCGGCACGCCAACTGGCTCGTCCTGAGAGTCGTCCCTGTGGTGGAGTTGTTCTCGGTGATTCTCTATCCCCTCATCCAGATCTGTTCCCTCCCAGCCAGGGGGATCTCTCTCCTTCTCGGCGATGAGGACAAGAGGAAGAGCCCCTTTGTTACCAGAGAGGAATTGAAGCTCCTTATCATGGAGGGCCAGAGCGACCTGAACGTTGAGGAGCAGGAGATGATCGGCCACCTGTTCCGTTTCAGCGAGACCCTGGTTGGATCGATCATGGTTCCACTCGAGCGGGTGGTGATGGTCGATGTGAAAGGAACGGTACGCGATGCGGCCTCTCGGATCAGAGAGAGCGGTTTTTCGCGGCTTCCCGTGTTTGAAGATCGGACCGACAACATCGTCGGCTACGTTGCGGTTCAGGACATTCTCGGATTGGATGCGGAGACTCCTCTCCTCCGGGTGAGGCGTCCCGTCGTTTTCCTTCCGGAGACCGAGAAGATCTCCCAGGCGCTTCTCCATTTGAAGCAGATGGGGCAGCACATGGCCATGGCGGTCACTAGGAACGGCAGAGTCTCCGGGCTGGTCACCCTTGAGGATATCGTGGAGGAGATCGTCGGCGAGATCGAGGACGAATACGATGTGTCACCCCCGGTTGCCTAG
- a CDS encoding HlyC/CorC family transporter, giving the protein MIVRIAFLLVLLCLSGFFSGSETALFSLGSAKLRGFKRSKSPTKRLIARTMENPARLLATLLLGNTLVNIAASSLGENIISVFLQGKGAVGISTLTMTLLILLFGEITPKTIAVQRPERVASWVVRPLNVFSTLVSPIRRLLRRTTELLLSLLGVSAIGESRELTEEELQTLVDIGFKEGVVNRLEREIIQRVFSFGDKTVQQVMTPRVQVVALCVDTPPREALKILRSRHYSRAPVYEGQEDRIVGSLHIKDFVQKPDAESLRDLIRPVRFVPETRRIDSLFRELRATKQHFCVVIDEYGVYCGIVTMDDLLEEIVGEAFSALPRRDLFRRIGPNAVLVKGVLELDVFNRKMGTSLKDPNAQSIGGYVVNRLGRIPETKERLRIGDLEFEVVKAQPNRIVRMLVKRVRKRGARTSE; this is encoded by the coding sequence TGGGCTCTGCAAAGCTGAGGGGATTCAAAAGGAGTAAAAGCCCGACCAAACGGCTCATTGCCAGGACCATGGAAAATCCTGCCCGCCTCCTGGCGACTCTGCTTTTGGGAAATACCCTGGTGAATATCGCCGCCTCCAGCCTCGGTGAGAACATCATCTCGGTTTTTCTTCAGGGGAAAGGAGCCGTCGGCATTTCCACTCTCACCATGACCCTGCTGATTCTCCTCTTCGGGGAGATCACCCCGAAGACCATTGCGGTTCAAAGGCCCGAGAGAGTCGCCTCCTGGGTTGTGAGGCCTCTGAATGTCTTCTCCACCCTTGTCAGCCCGATACGGCGCCTTCTGAGGCGGACCACCGAGTTGCTCCTCTCCCTTCTTGGGGTTTCCGCCATCGGGGAAAGTCGCGAACTCACCGAAGAGGAACTCCAGACCCTCGTGGACATCGGCTTCAAGGAGGGTGTGGTAAACCGCCTGGAAAGGGAGATCATCCAGAGGGTCTTCTCTTTCGGCGACAAGACGGTCCAGCAGGTAATGACACCCAGGGTACAGGTGGTGGCCCTGTGCGTGGATACCCCTCCACGGGAGGCCCTGAAGATTCTGAGATCCCGTCACTATTCGAGGGCACCGGTCTATGAGGGGCAGGAAGACCGCATTGTCGGGAGCCTCCACATAAAGGATTTTGTCCAAAAACCCGACGCAGAGTCCCTGAGGGACCTGATCCGTCCTGTCCGGTTCGTCCCCGAGACCCGCCGGATCGATTCCCTCTTCAGGGAACTGAGGGCAACGAAACAGCACTTCTGCGTGGTTATCGACGAGTATGGTGTCTACTGCGGGATCGTGACGATGGACGACCTCCTGGAGGAGATCGTGGGAGAGGCCTTCTCCGCTCTTCCGAGAAGGGATCTGTTCAGAAGAATCGGGCCGAATGCCGTCTTGGTCAAAGGCGTTCTGGAACTCGATGTCTTCAACCGCAAGATGGGGACCAGCCTGAAGGATCCTAACGCCCAGAGCATAGGAGGCTATGTCGTCAACCGTTTGGGCAGGATTCCGGAAACGAAGGAGCGATTGAGGATAGGGGACCTCGAGTTCGAGGTCGTCAAAGCCCAGCCCAACCGTATAGTCAGGATGTTGGTCAAGAGAGTGAGAAAGAGAGGGGCACGGACCTCGGAATGA